The following proteins come from a genomic window of Synechococcus sp. BIOS-E4-1:
- the hisG gene encoding ATP phosphoribosyltransferase: MITVALAKGALLRDSVERFRLAGLDFSAVLDPDNRQLMVPSVCGRARALLVRNGDVPVYVAYGQAQLGVVGYDVLREHQMPVAHLVDLGFGGCRMSVAVKSSSGYRRATDLPPHCRVASKFTRCARQYFDSIDLPVELVHLTGSVELGPITGIAEAIVDLVATGRTLKDNGLVAIEDLFHTTARLVGHPLSLRLDQGELQQVIEAMDAPRRELVSTT; encoded by the coding sequence ATGATCACCGTTGCACTGGCCAAGGGCGCTCTGCTGCGGGACTCCGTGGAACGGTTCAGGCTTGCCGGTCTCGATTTTTCGGCCGTGCTCGATCCCGACAACCGTCAGCTGATGGTTCCTTCGGTATGCGGCCGCGCCAGAGCTCTACTGGTCCGAAACGGAGATGTGCCGGTTTACGTCGCTTACGGACAGGCCCAGCTTGGAGTGGTCGGGTACGACGTGTTGCGTGAGCACCAGATGCCTGTTGCGCATCTGGTCGATCTCGGTTTCGGCGGCTGCCGCATGTCCGTCGCCGTGAAGTCCAGCAGCGGTTATCGAAGGGCCACCGACCTTCCTCCCCATTGCCGGGTGGCCAGCAAATTCACCCGCTGTGCCCGACAGTATTTCGATTCGATCGATCTTCCCGTTGAGCTGGTGCATCTCACCGGATCCGTGGAGCTCGGTCCGATCACGGGGATCGCCGAAGCGATTGTGGATCTGGTCGCCACAGGGCGAACCCTCAAAGACAACGGTCTGGTGGCGATTGAGGACCTCTTCCACACCACCGCCCGACTTGTGGGCCATCCGCTTTCGCTGCGTTTGGATCAGGGAGAGCTGCAACAGGTCATCGAAGCGATGGATGCTCCCAGGAGGGAGCTCGTGAGCACGACCTGA
- the gloB gene encoding hydroxyacylglutathione hydrolase: MGHACQSDGIEPLPVLEDNIVWIWARGQDAVVVDPSVAEPVAEWLVERQLTLRAVLQTHHHADHIGGTPDLLRQWPTAAVIAAAADRTRIPFQTVSIEPDMQLELLGQPVTVIDVKAHTRAHLAFVLPQGSSTDHPTPVLFCGDTLFGAGCGRLMEGSPEDMHLALQRFEDLPDETLVHCAHEYTEANLRWAHALRPDDQAIAERLNSVSELRRRGGLSLPSTMGEERRTNLFLKACSVQELRDLRLHKDSWRG, encoded by the coding sequence ATGGGTCACGCCTGTCAGAGCGACGGAATCGAGCCGCTTCCGGTCCTGGAGGACAACATCGTCTGGATCTGGGCAAGGGGCCAGGACGCTGTGGTGGTCGATCCCTCCGTAGCCGAACCCGTGGCCGAGTGGCTGGTGGAGCGACAGCTGACCCTCAGGGCCGTTCTTCAGACCCATCACCATGCGGACCACATCGGCGGCACTCCCGATCTGTTGCGTCAGTGGCCGACAGCCGCGGTGATCGCGGCCGCCGCCGACCGGACAAGGATTCCCTTCCAGACGGTTTCGATTGAGCCGGACATGCAGCTGGAACTGCTGGGACAACCTGTCACGGTGATCGATGTGAAAGCGCACACCAGGGCACATCTGGCTTTTGTACTGCCTCAGGGCAGCTCCACGGACCATCCCACACCTGTGCTGTTCTGCGGAGACACCCTCTTCGGCGCAGGCTGTGGGCGTCTGATGGAAGGATCACCCGAGGACATGCATCTGGCCCTGCAGCGTTTTGAGGATCTTCCTGACGAGACCCTCGTGCACTGCGCTCACGAATACACCGAGGCGAACCTGCGCTGGGCCCACGCCCTCAGACCGGATGACCAGGCCATTGCTGAACGCCTGAACAGCGTCAGTGAACTGCGCAGACGTGGTGGCCTCTCCCTGCCCAGCACCATGGGAGAGGAGCGCCGCACCAACCTTTTCCTGAAAGCCTGCTCGGTGCAGGAGCTGCGGGACCTGAGGCTGCACAAGGACAGCTGGAGAGGCTGA
- a CDS encoding ABC transporter ATP-binding protein, whose product MESLPVEIDGLWHSYVTSGANWTLQDINLGLQSGELVGLLGPSGCGKTTLLRLIAGFERPTRGSIRLHGCEVASPQLSVAAERRGVGMVFQDYALFPHLNAWDNTCFGLRRGQDSSRAAWLLELLGLEELRARYPHELSGGQRQRLALARALAPAPSVVLLDEPFSNLDVEVRLRLRSELPSVLSACNASGVLVTHDPEEALAICSRVAVLRDGLLHQCASPKELVESPATPFVGSFVLQRNVLPVWNDAAGGCLRCPLGDLERPGDLQADSLPEEATILVAPEAITLHEDSEGKDEVVGREFLGHSWMYRVRSGDRQLRLLRPLTEDYQRGQTCRLRLQPGSSVLLHPQRRALLSRAS is encoded by the coding sequence ATGGAGTCCCTTCCGGTCGAGATCGACGGTCTGTGGCACAGCTATGTGACTTCAGGTGCTAACTGGACTCTCCAGGACATCAACCTCGGACTGCAGAGTGGAGAACTGGTGGGTTTGCTGGGGCCCTCCGGTTGCGGCAAGACAACACTGCTGAGGCTGATCGCCGGTTTCGAGCGCCCCACCCGAGGCAGCATCCGCCTTCATGGCTGCGAGGTGGCCAGCCCCCAGCTCTCGGTGGCAGCTGAACGCCGGGGAGTGGGCATGGTATTCCAGGACTATGCCCTGTTCCCCCATCTGAATGCCTGGGACAACACCTGTTTCGGTCTTCGCCGCGGGCAGGACAGTTCTCGGGCGGCCTGGCTGCTGGAGCTGCTGGGCCTGGAGGAGTTGAGGGCGCGCTATCCCCACGAACTTTCAGGGGGACAGCGTCAACGTCTGGCTCTGGCAAGAGCCCTCGCGCCGGCACCGTCAGTGGTGCTGCTTGATGAACCCTTCTCCAACCTTGATGTGGAGGTGCGTCTGCGCCTGCGCAGTGAACTTCCATCCGTTCTCAGTGCCTGCAACGCCAGCGGTGTTCTGGTCACCCATGACCCTGAGGAGGCCCTGGCGATCTGCAGTCGGGTGGCTGTGCTGCGCGATGGGCTTCTGCATCAGTGCGCCAGTCCGAAGGAGCTGGTGGAGTCACCTGCGACGCCCTTCGTGGGCAGCTTCGTGCTGCAGCGCAACGTTCTGCCCGTCTGGAACGATGCCGCCGGTGGCTGCCTGCGCTGTCCCCTGGGTGACCTTGAGAGACCCGGTGATCTCCAGGCCGATTCCCTGCCCGAGGAGGCAACGATTCTGGTCGCGCCCGAAGCGATCACACTTCACGAGGATTCCGAGGGGAAAGATGAAGTGGTGGGTCGGGAGTTCCTTGGTCACAGCTGGATGTACCGGGTGAGGAGCGGTGACCGTCAGTTGCGACTGCTGAGACCTCTTACCGAGGACTACCAGCGTGGTCAGACCTGCCGTCTGCGTTTGCAGCCCGGGTCGTCCGTTCTGCTGCATCCGCAGCGTCGTGCACTGCTGAGCCGTGCCAGCTGA
- a CDS encoding Rid family detoxifying hydrolase has protein sequence MTTTTHQAVTTAEAPAPVGPYNQAVQAGGWLYCSGQIPLDPATGEMVGGGDVEAETRQVLRNLQAVLSAAGTEAAKVVRTTVYLVDLADFLAVNAIYAEMFGSGVSPARACVQVAALPKGSKVEIDCIAWLG, from the coding sequence ATGACGACCACCACCCATCAGGCGGTCACCACCGCTGAGGCTCCGGCTCCGGTGGGGCCTTACAACCAGGCTGTCCAGGCTGGAGGATGGCTTTATTGTTCAGGCCAGATACCACTGGACCCCGCCACGGGTGAGATGGTGGGCGGCGGCGATGTGGAAGCAGAAACCAGGCAGGTGCTGCGCAATCTGCAAGCCGTGCTCAGCGCTGCCGGAACTGAGGCCGCCAAAGTGGTTCGCACAACGGTGTACCTGGTTGATCTCGCCGACTTTCTGGCGGTCAATGCGATTTATGCCGAAATGTTCGGCAGCGGAGTGAGCCCTGCCAGGGCCTGCGTTCAGGTGGCTGCTCTGCCCAAGGGCTCGAAGGTGGAGATCGACTGCATTGCCTGGTTGGGATGA
- a CDS encoding DUF3136 domain-containing protein: MAQAKLTIGELEAGYPLYCKALRRLLKEGREVKDIEKTVCWGHLETLNRCLPGRYKAPSYLMALIRRDLEQPSPG, translated from the coding sequence ATGGCCCAGGCCAAGCTGACCATCGGCGAACTGGAAGCGGGCTATCCCTTGTATTGCAAGGCATTACGACGGCTTCTCAAGGAGGGGCGTGAGGTGAAGGACATTGAAAAAACAGTTTGCTGGGGCCATCTGGAGACCCTGAACCGCTGCCTGCCTGGTCGCTACAAGGCGCCCTCTTACCTGATGGCGCTGATCCGACGCGACCTGGAGCAGCCCAGCCCCGGGTAG
- the cbbX gene encoding CbbX protein, producing MDSSIDLEASFVASGVGEVLKNLDTELIGLRPVKTRIREIAALLLVDQARQSLDLVSKAPSLHMSFTGQPGTGKTTVAQKISQILHRLGYLRKGQVITVTRDDLVGQYVGHTAPKTKEMIKRAQGGVLFIDEAYYLYKPGNERDYGAEAIEILLQEMESQRNDLVVIFAGYKDRMTAFYQSNPGLSSRVAHHIDFPDYSQSELMAIAELLLEQQQYRFSDAAVAAFESYISRRRQLPFFANARSIRNALDRLRLRHANRLFSSRGQPLSREALITIEAADVFASRVFQGEVEETDPSKPLTD from the coding sequence ATGGACTCATCGATTGATCTTGAAGCCAGCTTTGTTGCTTCGGGAGTCGGAGAGGTTCTCAAGAACCTGGACACAGAGCTGATCGGTTTACGCCCAGTCAAAACCAGAATCCGTGAGATCGCCGCTTTGCTGCTGGTGGATCAGGCCCGGCAGTCCCTGGATTTGGTGAGCAAAGCTCCCAGTCTGCATATGTCGTTCACCGGTCAGCCAGGAACTGGGAAAACAACTGTTGCGCAGAAGATTTCGCAGATTCTTCATCGCCTCGGCTATCTGCGTAAAGGTCAAGTGATCACCGTCACCAGGGATGACCTTGTTGGTCAATATGTGGGGCATACGGCCCCGAAAACCAAAGAGATGATCAAACGCGCCCAGGGAGGCGTGCTGTTCATAGATGAGGCTTATTACCTCTACAAACCGGGAAACGAGCGAGATTATGGAGCTGAAGCGATTGAGATCCTTCTTCAGGAGATGGAGAGTCAGCGCAATGATCTTGTGGTGATCTTTGCTGGTTACAAGGATCGGATGACAGCTTTTTATCAATCCAATCCTGGACTGTCCTCAAGGGTTGCTCATCACATCGATTTCCCTGATTACAGCCAGAGTGAATTGATGGCGATCGCCGAACTGTTGCTGGAACAACAGCAGTATCGATTCAGTGACGCAGCGGTTGCAGCGTTTGAGAGCTACATCAGCAGGCGGCGTCAATTGCCTTTCTTCGCCAATGCACGCTCCATTCGCAACGCCCTCGATCGTCTGCGTCTGCGCCATGCCAACCGCTTGTTCTCAAGTCGCGGTCAACCTCTCAGTCGTGAAGCTCTGATCACCATCGAAGCAGCAGATGTATTCGCCAGCCGTGTCTTCCAGGGGGAAGTGGAGGAAACCGATCCTTCTAAGCCGCTGACCGACTGA
- a CDS encoding 4a-hydroxytetrahydrobiopterin dehydratase: MEPWNERKRPVCLEKRFEFDSYSSTRDFLDRLGEFSEVRKRYPDISFGKNYVNITLRPDEDAEDSILTDSDHAFAAAIDGLID; encoded by the coding sequence ATGGAACCTTGGAATGAACGCAAGCGACCGGTCTGTCTTGAGAAGCGATTCGAGTTCGACAGCTACAGCTCCACCCGTGATTTTCTTGATCGTCTCGGTGAGTTCAGTGAAGTACGCAAGCGCTATCCCGACATCAGCTTTGGGAAAAACTATGTGAACATCACCTTGCGCCCGGATGAGGACGCGGAGGATTCGATCCTCACCGATTCAGACCATGCCTTCGCCGCGGCGATTGATGGACTCATCGATTGA
- a CDS encoding CO2 hydration protein — MTTTSRPQATEPTLPDQEELIRRLLSDTPLLADTPDHLLQVVNVLESYGLVLDAYSCNLVYQGKTQLLNPFPVFRFFHEGFTPKRLWEHLMGDRINFEYAEYCQKAMFWHGTGGMDAYFDSEPFQDVCRRVIALRSKRDPLLRLVNTLYPGFAPEAIRSMTTIYALGLFWRVMSDIFIDLARRYRIGEVACVLDVVHHIRDGLVTAAGNPITYEVMVGGESVWVLPPEAGLTFLVDVAVPYVEAVFFRGMPFLGTVSYNAQARQIAADQSLFKYGALYADPVPSMGAGIPPSLCMSDMYRNLPEELSRWYDRHGRAQADAHVQICISFQKSMFCVTNAAIAGTMPNPLDTQDPEQQAANHAYASSWSERLMGCQRGALL; from the coding sequence ATGACCACCACCTCCCGACCTCAAGCCACCGAACCCACGCTTCCCGATCAGGAGGAGTTGATAAGGCGTCTGCTCTCGGATACCCCGCTGCTTGCTGACACACCGGATCATCTTTTGCAGGTGGTCAATGTGCTTGAGAGCTACGGGCTCGTGCTCGATGCTTACAGCTGCAATCTTGTTTATCAGGGCAAGACACAGCTTCTCAACCCGTTTCCGGTGTTTCGCTTCTTTCATGAAGGATTCACCCCCAAACGACTTTGGGAACACCTGATGGGTGATCGCATCAATTTTGAATATGCCGAGTACTGCCAGAAGGCGATGTTCTGGCATGGCACCGGTGGGATGGATGCCTATTTCGATTCAGAGCCTTTTCAGGATGTATGCCGCCGTGTGATCGCCCTGCGCTCCAAGCGGGATCCGCTTCTGCGTTTGGTCAACACCCTTTATCCGGGATTTGCACCGGAGGCGATCAGGTCGATGACGACGATCTATGCCCTCGGCCTGTTCTGGCGAGTGATGAGTGACATTTTCATCGATCTTGCACGCCGCTATCGCATCGGGGAAGTGGCCTGCGTTCTGGATGTGGTTCACCACATCCGTGATGGTCTGGTGACGGCCGCAGGTAATCCCATCACCTACGAGGTCATGGTGGGCGGAGAGTCCGTCTGGGTTCTCCCTCCGGAAGCCGGCCTCACCTTCCTTGTTGATGTTGCCGTCCCCTATGTGGAGGCCGTGTTCTTTCGGGGCATGCCATTTCTGGGAACGGTGTCCTACAACGCTCAGGCCCGTCAGATCGCTGCCGACCAGAGTCTGTTCAAATACGGCGCTCTTTACGCAGATCCTGTGCCGAGCATGGGAGCTGGAATTCCTCCCAGTCTGTGCATGTCGGACATGTACCGGAATCTTCCCGAGGAGCTCAGCCGCTGGTACGACCGTCATGGTCGGGCCCAGGCGGATGCCCATGTTCAGATCTGCATCAGCTTTCAGAAGTCGATGTTCTGTGTCACCAACGCGGCGATTGCCGGAACGATGCCCAATCCTCTCGATACCCAGGACCCAGAGCAGCAGGCGGCTAACCACGCTTATGCGTCATCCTGGTCCGAGCGCCTGATGGGCTGTCAGAGGGGGGCTCTCCTTTAG
- a CDS encoding NADH-quinone oxidoreductase subunit M: MMLTILLLIPFLGALLICVLPGADNSDNSESIGRSRTFTLVTLAIQCLLSFALLIPFSAVEPGQQLVEILPWLPQMGLEFSLGVDGLSLPLVLMNGVLCLVAAAASRSVENRPRVYFALLLVISGAVNGAFLAQNLLLFFLFYELELIPLWLLIAIWGGANRAYASTKFLIVTAVSGVLILAAFLGIALVTGSVDFGIRPILTAQMGLASQLVLMTCLLIGFGIKIPLFPFHTWLPDAHTEASTPVSVLLAGVLLKLGTYGLLRFCLGLFPEAWSVAAPWLAGWAAVSVLYGSLAAIAQTDMKRMVAYSSVGHMGYVLLAAAAATPLALIGALFQMVSHGLISAVLFLAVGVVYERTGTRDLNVLRGLLNPQRGLPLTGTLMIIGVMASAGIPGMAGFISEFLVFKGSFEMFPVATLLSMVGSGLTAVYFLLLVNRAFFGRLAVAPGANQNPKILNQVPFAQQIPALSMSLLILLLGVVPNLLVGLSQPATAQLSELATLVQPGGLS, encoded by the coding sequence ATCATGCTGACGATTCTTCTCCTGATCCCCTTTCTCGGTGCACTCCTCATCTGTGTTCTGCCAGGTGCAGATAACTCCGACAATTCCGAGAGTATCGGTCGCAGTCGCACCTTCACCCTGGTCACTCTCGCGATCCAGTGCCTGCTCAGTTTTGCTCTGCTGATCCCCTTTTCGGCTGTCGAGCCGGGCCAGCAACTGGTGGAGATTCTTCCCTGGCTTCCGCAGATGGGCCTTGAATTCAGCCTCGGAGTTGATGGTCTGTCGCTCCCGCTTGTTCTGATGAATGGGGTGCTCTGCCTCGTGGCAGCCGCTGCTTCGCGCTCCGTTGAGAATCGCCCCCGCGTCTATTTCGCCCTTCTGCTGGTGATCAGTGGAGCGGTGAATGGAGCCTTTCTTGCTCAGAACCTTCTGCTCTTCTTCCTGTTCTATGAACTGGAACTGATCCCTCTCTGGCTGCTCATCGCTATCTGGGGTGGCGCCAACAGGGCTTATGCCTCCACCAAGTTTCTGATCGTCACCGCCGTGTCTGGCGTGCTGATTCTGGCGGCCTTCCTGGGGATCGCCTTGGTCACTGGGAGCGTTGATTTCGGAATCCGGCCGATCCTCACGGCTCAGATGGGACTGGCCAGTCAGCTGGTGCTGATGACCTGTCTGCTGATCGGCTTCGGGATCAAAATTCCTCTCTTTCCATTCCATACCTGGCTTCCCGACGCACATACCGAGGCTTCCACGCCTGTTTCCGTCTTGCTGGCCGGGGTGTTGCTCAAGCTGGGCACCTACGGCCTGCTGCGGTTCTGTCTCGGTCTCTTTCCGGAGGCGTGGTCCGTGGCTGCTCCTTGGCTGGCCGGCTGGGCTGCCGTTTCGGTGTTGTATGGATCCCTGGCAGCCATCGCCCAGACCGACATGAAGCGGATGGTGGCCTACAGCTCCGTGGGCCATATGGGCTATGTGCTGCTGGCCGCCGCTGCGGCCACACCCCTTGCATTAATCGGCGCGCTGTTCCAGATGGTCAGTCACGGTTTGATCTCTGCGGTTCTTTTCCTTGCAGTTGGAGTCGTGTATGAGCGCACCGGTACTCGTGATTTGAATGTGCTGAGGGGGCTGCTGAATCCTCAGCGTGGCCTCCCACTCACCGGCACACTGATGATCATCGGCGTGATGGCCAGCGCAGGCATCCCCGGCATGGCCGGTTTCATTTCAGAGTTCCTGGTGTTCAAGGGCAGTTTCGAGATGTTCCCTGTGGCCACCCTGCTGTCCATGGTCGGTTCAGGTCTCACGGCTGTGTATTTCCTGCTGCTGGTCAACCGTGCCTTCTTCGGTCGTCTTGCCGTGGCTCCAGGCGCCAATCAGAATCCCAAAATTCTGAATCAGGTGCCCTTCGCTCAGCAGATCCCCGCACTTTCGATGTCTTTGCTGATCCTTCTGCTTGGTGTCGTGCCCAATCTGCTTGTGGGCCTGAGCCAGCCAGCGACCGCTCAGCTCAGTGAACTCGCCACATTGGTTCAGCCTGGAGGACTTTCATGA
- a CDS encoding NAD(P)H-quinone oxidoreductase subunit F gives MTTALSLPLQTAWLIPLYGFAGMLVSLPWAFGWFRRDAHRPPAYLNILLTLLAVVHGSLVLRDVMANGPAVIGMPWLTVGDLNLEISFSLSLTNVSALELITGLSLLSQIYSLGYLDKEWALARFFALLGFFEGAMSGVVLSDSLFQSYFLLEMLTLSTYLLVGFWYAQPLVVTAARDAFLTKRVGDVMLLMSVVALTAWSGVTGFDDLYSWSAQDTLTPLAATLLGLGLVAGPTGKCAQFPMHLWLDEAMEGPNPASILRNSVVVTCGAIVLLKVMPLLQHAPVTLVVLQVIGTISAIGGSLVSIAQVDIKRTLSYSTTAYLGLVFIAISLQVPVLALLLLYAHAVSKALLSMSVGGVIASTNCQDITELGGLGSRMPATTGSFLVGGAGLVGLLPLGGFLCLAQAVELVGARAVVFVPVFLITNALTALNLTRVFRLVFLGPSLAKTRRAAEVNWQMALPMVALTVIVVLTPFLLIRLESLDGLLAFPFWAAALVVSSGVAGLLAGALVPLNKAWSRSLNPILRWFQDLLAYDFYTERFYRVTIVNVVATFSQLAGWFDRNVVDGVLHGLARFSLSSAEGLKLSISGQTQSYVLTVIGAIVLLLMSLSWVLQ, from the coding sequence TTGACTACAGCTCTTTCGCTGCCACTTCAGACCGCCTGGTTGATTCCGCTCTATGGATTCGCCGGGATGCTGGTTTCCCTGCCATGGGCCTTCGGCTGGTTCCGTAGGGATGCCCATCGTCCTCCGGCGTATCTGAACATCCTGCTGACGCTGCTGGCCGTGGTTCACGGCAGTCTTGTGCTCAGGGATGTCATGGCCAATGGTCCTGCCGTGATCGGCATGCCCTGGCTCACTGTGGGTGATCTCAATCTTGAGATCAGCTTCAGCCTTTCGCTCACCAATGTTTCCGCTCTTGAGCTGATCACTGGCCTGAGCCTTCTCTCCCAGATCTATTCGCTGGGGTACCTCGATAAGGAATGGGCCCTGGCTCGTTTCTTTGCCCTGCTCGGCTTCTTTGAAGGCGCCATGTCGGGAGTTGTGCTGAGCGATTCCCTGTTTCAGAGCTATTTCCTTCTGGAGATGCTCACCCTGTCTACCTATCTGCTGGTGGGCTTCTGGTATGCCCAGCCGCTGGTGGTCACCGCCGCCCGCGACGCCTTTCTGACCAAACGCGTCGGTGACGTAATGCTGTTGATGAGTGTGGTGGCTCTCACCGCCTGGTCAGGAGTCACGGGCTTTGATGACCTTTACAGCTGGTCGGCCCAGGACACTCTTACGCCGTTGGCTGCGACGCTTCTGGGTCTGGGACTGGTCGCTGGTCCAACCGGTAAATGTGCCCAGTTCCCCATGCACCTCTGGCTAGACGAGGCCATGGAAGGCCCCAACCCTGCATCGATTCTGCGCAATTCCGTTGTTGTGACCTGTGGTGCAATCGTGCTGCTGAAGGTCATGCCCTTGCTGCAGCACGCGCCGGTCACCCTGGTGGTGCTTCAGGTGATCGGCACCATCAGTGCCATCGGCGGGTCCTTGGTCTCGATCGCCCAGGTTGATATCAAGCGCACGCTGTCGTACTCCACGACGGCTTATCTCGGTCTGGTGTTCATCGCCATTTCTCTGCAGGTGCCCGTGCTGGCACTGCTGCTGCTCTATGCCCATGCCGTTTCGAAGGCTCTTCTGTCGATGAGTGTGGGGGGGGTGATCGCCTCGACCAACTGTCAGGACATCACCGAGCTCGGCGGACTGGGCAGTCGCATGCCAGCCACCACAGGCTCTTTTCTGGTCGGTGGAGCCGGGCTGGTCGGGTTGCTTCCACTTGGAGGATTCCTCTGCCTGGCACAGGCTGTCGAGCTGGTCGGGGCAAGAGCGGTGGTGTTCGTGCCGGTGTTCCTGATCACCAATGCCCTCACAGCGTTGAATCTCACCAGGGTGTTCCGCCTGGTGTTCCTTGGTCCGTCGCTCGCCAAGACCCGCCGGGCGGCGGAGGTCAACTGGCAGATGGCACTGCCGATGGTGGCGCTCACCGTGATCGTGGTGCTGACTCCGTTCCTGCTGATCCGTCTGGAATCGCTCGATGGTCTGCTGGCCTTCCCTTTCTGGGCCGCTGCTCTGGTGGTCTCCAGTGGTGTTGCCGGTTTGCTTGCTGGGGCTCTTGTTCCACTCAACAAAGCCTGGTCACGCTCACTCAATCCGATTCTTCGCTGGTTTCAGGATCTGCTCGCCTACGACTTCTACACCGAGCGTTTCTACAGAGTCACAATCGTCAATGTGGTGGCCACCTTCTCTCAGCTCGCCGGCTGGTTTGACCGCAATGTCGTTGATGGCGTGCTGCATGGTCTGGCACGCTTCTCCCTGTCGAGTGCCGAAGGCCTGAAGCTGAGCATCAGTGGTCAGACCCAGTCGTATGTGCTCACTGTGATCGGCGCCATCGTGCTGCTGCTCATGTCTTTGAGCTGGGTTCTGCAGTGA
- a CDS encoding BMC domain-containing protein — MASPAPRRRSSASAAAASTTSAPAKASGQVSTGAKKSTGTASETVAASSDSAASSATVDVTPVASRRSTTTRRSTPARSGASRSLAARGGSSRRASSSSGSSGSGRASKSLTSAPEPSVKGIALGMIETRGMVPAIEAADAMTKAAEVQLVSREYVGGGYVTVMVRGETGAVNAAVRAGADACERVGDGLVAAHIIARPHQEVEPALVPTNVRRRS; from the coding sequence ATGGCCAGCCCAGCTCCCCGTCGTCGCTCCTCCGCATCCGCCGCTGCAGCATCAACGACATCAGCGCCTGCAAAGGCCTCCGGCCAGGTGTCCACGGGGGCGAAGAAAAGCACTGGCACTGCATCCGAAACCGTCGCGGCCAGCTCTGATTCCGCAGCCTCTTCGGCAACGGTGGATGTGACTCCCGTCGCCAGCCGCCGCTCCACAACCACCCGTCGCAGCACCCCAGCACGGTCCGGGGCCAGCCGATCTTTGGCCGCAAGGGGCGGCAGCAGCCGTCGCGCCTCATCCTCTTCAGGCTCGTCAGGGTCCGGTCGCGCCTCCAAGTCCCTCACGTCTGCTCCTGAACCTTCCGTGAAGGGAATCGCCCTCGGCATGATCGAAACCCGTGGCATGGTGCCGGCCATCGAGGCTGCTGACGCCATGACCAAGGCCGCCGAAGTGCAACTGGTCAGCCGTGAATATGTCGGTGGTGGCTACGTCACTGTGATGGTTCGCGGTGAGACCGGTGCTGTGAACGCTGCTGTGCGTGCCGGCGCCGATGCCTGTGAGCGGGTCGGTGACGGCCTTGTTGCGGCGCATATCATTGCCCGGCCCCACCAGGAGGTTGAGCCTGCACTCGTGCCTACCAATGTGCGACGGCGCAGTTGA
- a CDS encoding carboxysome peptide B, with the protein MEIMQVMGTLVCSYRVAGLDHMHLRVLRNNKGKKLVAVDPVGAREGNWVFTASGSAARFACPNSTVLTDLTIGGIIDHWMPDG; encoded by the coding sequence ATGGAGATCATGCAGGTCATGGGAACCCTTGTCTGCTCCTATCGCGTCGCGGGGCTGGATCACATGCATCTGCGTGTTCTCAGGAACAACAAAGGCAAAAAGCTCGTTGCCGTTGATCCTGTCGGAGCAAGGGAGGGCAACTGGGTGTTCACCGCCAGTGGCTCGGCAGCGCGATTTGCCTGTCCCAACAGCACTGTTCTCACGGATCTGACGATCGGTGGAATCATCGACCACTGGATGCCGGATGGGTAA
- a CDS encoding carboxysome peptide A, producing the protein MLIVKVLKPLVSTNRIPDFEHKHLQVVLDGSTKKVAVDAVGAKPGDWVIVVGSSAAREAAGSKSYPSDLTIVGIIDHWEVDPPKASSSVPSAPATSNPSPTPKPGEAS; encoded by the coding sequence ATGCTGATTGTCAAGGTCCTGAAGCCGCTCGTCTCAACCAACCGGATTCCGGATTTCGAGCACAAGCATCTCCAGGTGGTGCTGGACGGCAGCACCAAGAAAGTGGCGGTGGATGCAGTCGGGGCCAAGCCCGGCGACTGGGTGATCGTTGTGGGCAGCTCCGCTGCGCGCGAGGCGGCGGGCAGTAAGTCCTACCCCAGTGATCTCACCATCGTGGGAATCATTGACCACTGGGAAGTCGATCCACCCAAGGCGTCGTCATCAGTGCCCTCCGCTCCTGCGACCTCCAATCCCTCCCCAACCCCCAAACCTGGAGAGGCCTCCTGA